One part of the Arabidopsis thaliana chromosome 1 sequence genome encodes these proteins:
- a CDS encoding Plant thionin family protein (Plant thionin family protein; LOCATED IN: endomembrane system; BEST Arabidopsis thaliana protein match is: Plant thionin family protein (TAIR:AT1G58245.1); Has 74 Blast hits to 74 proteins in 2 species: Archae - 0; Bacteria - 0; Metazoa - 0; Fungi - 0; Plants - 74; Viruses - 0; Other Eukaryotes - 0 (source: NCBI BLink).), translating into MAPQTMKKICSVLMIVVLFMMMVSTYASTLEVCVKHCVPNQCMKVSEKATLPLCENACKKLCNENKFSHEKSIVPRSYCDGLWWWLCKKPK; encoded by the coding sequence ATGGCGCCTCAAACAATGAAAAAGATATGCAGTGTTTTGATGATAgtagttttatttatgatgATGGTTTCAACATATGCGAGTACACTGGAAGTGTGTGTTAAACATTGTGTCCCAAATCAATGCATGAAAGTTTCTGAAAAGGCAACTCTTCCTTTGTGTGAAAATGCATGCAAAAAACTCTGCAATGAAAACAAGTTTTCTCATGAGAAATCGATCGTGCCTCGAAGTTACTGCGATGGGTTATGGTGGTGGCTAtgtaaaaaaccaaaataa
- a CDS encoding Plant thionin family protein (Plant thionin family protein; FUNCTIONS IN: molecular_function unknown; INVOLVED IN: biological_process unknown; LOCATED IN: endomembrane system; BEST Arabidopsis thaliana protein match is: Plant thionin family protein (TAIR:AT5G34828.1); Has 35333 Blast hits to 34131 proteins in 2444 species: Archae - 798; Bacteria - 22429; Metazoa - 974; Fungi - 991; Plants - 531; Viruses - 0; Other Eukaryotes - 9610 (source: NCBI BLink).), whose protein sequence is MATQTIKKIYSVLMIVALFIMMVSTYASTIEVCVKHCVPNQCMKVFKKATLPLCENACKKLCNQNKFAHVEYYYMPPPDLCEGFFGLLCNN, encoded by the coding sequence ATGGCGactcaaacaataaaaaagatatacaGTGTTTTGATGATTGTAGCTTTATTTATAATGATGGTTTCAACATATGCGAGTACGATAGAAGTATGTGTTAAGCATTGTGTCCCGAATCAATGCATGAAAGTGTTTAAAAAAGCAACTCTTCCGTTATGTGAGAATGCTTGCAAAAAGCTTTGCAACCAGAACAAATTTGCTCATGTGGAATACTACTACATGCCTCCTCCAGACTTGTGCGAGggattttttggtttactatgtaataactaa
- a CDS encoding Plant thionin family protein (Plant thionin family protein; LOCATED IN: endomembrane system; BEST Arabidopsis thaliana protein match is: Plant thionin family protein (TAIR:AT1G58248.1); Has 74 Blast hits to 74 proteins in 2 species: Archae - 0; Bacteria - 0; Metazoa - 0; Fungi - 0; Plants - 74; Viruses - 0; Other Eukaryotes - 0 (source: NCBI BLink).), protein MKKICRVLMIVVLFTMMVSTYASTLEVCVKHCVPNQCMKVSEKATLPLCENACKKLCNENKFSHEKSIVPRSYCDGLWWWLCKKPK, encoded by the coding sequence atgaaaaagaTATGCAGAGTTTTGATGATAGTAGTTTTATTTACGATGATGGTTTCAACATATGCGAGTACACTGGAAGTGTGTGTTAAACATTGTGTCCCAAATCAATGCATGAAAGTTTCTGAAAAGGCAACTCTACCTTTGTGTGAAAATGCATGCAAAAAACTCTGCAATGAAAACAAGTTTTCTCATGAGAAATCGATTGTGCCTCGAAGTTACTGCGATGGGTTATGGTGGTGGCTAtgtaaaaaaccaaaataa
- a CDS encoding uncharacterized protein (unknown protein; Has 3 Blast hits to 3 proteins in 1 species: Archae - 0; Bacteria - 0; Metazoa - 0; Fungi - 0; Plants - 3; Viruses - 0; Other Eukaryotes - 0 (source: NCBI BLink).) — MSSGFLRQGRPVCQPASARHPYASCDVVCRLLSRNLLAPLAELSGVAVLHRLVPLPTVVGSCLASPSSLSGGLG; from the coding sequence ATGTCGTCCGGATTTCTTCGTCAAGGCCGTCCGGTTTGTCAACCGGCTTCAGCCCGACATCCATATGCCTCTTGTGATGTGGTTTGTCGGTTACTTTCCCGGAATCTTCTGGCTCCTTTAGCAGAATTGTCCGGTGTCGCCGTCCTCCATCGGTTGGTTCCTCTACCAACGGTGGTTGGCTCTTGTCTAGCTTCTCCGTCGTCCCTCTCCGGCGGTTTAGGCTAG